From a region of the Mauremys mutica isolate MM-2020 ecotype Southern chromosome 12, ASM2049712v1, whole genome shotgun sequence genome:
- the LOC123344836 gene encoding zinc finger protein 585A-like isoform X2, which yields MQENYETVTSLGFPIPKPELIAQLERGEEPWVPDLQAGEEREVLRCTCTGAERVNEKEEGNHHEEDPGEVEPQCTFMGRAEGNFSQCWEQGEACGNWHRSERLMGNHPGKEVDESINSGIGDKDPTAQRTNPKEEKPYHCLQCGKGFIVRPQLVTNQTIHAGEKPLQCLVPAKIFNICSDINNHGKSPIGEKSYQCLEGGNCLNSALITHQINHTGERHQKCLSCRKSFRNTSDLVKHQAIHTGERPHKCLDCGKSYIRRSELVRHQGIHTGERPHKCLHCGKGFTQRSYLVTHQRIHTGERPHKCLDCGKSFIWRSELVKHQRIHTGERPHKCSDCGKNYTRRSDLVRHHAIHTGERPHKCLDCGKSFIRRSLLVNHQASHKGDRPYKCLDCGKSYMRRSELVNHQAVHTGERPHKCLDCGKSFTQRSYLVAHQWIHTGESPHKCLDCGKCFIQRPDLIKHQASHTGERPHKCLECGKSFILNSNLVKHQAIHTGERPHKCLVCGKGFLRRSELVKHQRIHTGERPHKCSYCGKSYTRRSDLVRHQAVHTGERPYKCLGCGKSFIRRSDLARHRATHTGERPHKCLVCGKGFLRRSHLVKHQRIHTEERPDK from the exons atgcaggagaactacgagacggtgacctcactgg GATttcccattcccaaacctgagctgatcgcccagctggaacgaggggaagagccgtgggtgcccgatCTCCAGGCTGGTGAGGAAAGAGAGGTTCTGAGATgcacctgcacag gtgctgaGAGAGTCaatgagaaggaggaggggaacCATCATGAGGAAGATCCAGGGGAAGTGGAACCACAGTGCACATTTATGGGaagagctgaagggaatttttcccagtgctgggaacagGGAGAAGCTTGTGGAAATTGGCACAGGTCAGAAAGGCTCATGGGAAACCACCCAGGGAAGGAAGTGGATGAATCTATTAACTCTGGGATAGGAGACAAGGATCCCACAGCCCAGCGGACAAATCCCAAGGAAGAGAAACCCTACCACTGCCTGCAGTGTGGGAAAGGATTCATTGTGAGACCACAGCTTGTTACAAATCAGACAATCCATGCGGGAGAGAAACCTCTTCAATGCTTGGTCCCTGCAAAAATCTTCAATATCTGCTCAGACATTAATAACCATGGGAAAAGTCCCATAGGAGAGAAATCCTATCAATGCCTCGAGGGCGGGAACTGTTTGAATTCAGCACTAATTACACATCAGATaaaccacacaggagagagacaccAAAAGTGCTTGAGCTgtaggaaaagtttcagaaacacatcagaccttgttaaacatcaggcaatccacacaggagagagacctcataagtgcttggactgtgggaaaagttacaTACGGAGGTCAGAGCTTGTTAGacatcagggaatccacacaggagagagaccacaTAAGTGCTTGCACTGTGGAAAGGGTTTCACACAGCGATCATATCTTGTaacacatcagaggatccacacaggagagagaccccacaagtgcttggactgtgggaaaagtttcatatggAGGTCAGAGCTtgttaaacatcagagaatccacacgggagagcgacCCCATAAGTGCTCAGACTGTGGGAAAAATTACACACGGCGTTCAGACCTTGTTAGGCATCacgcaatccacacaggagagagaccccataagtgcttagactgtggaaaaagcttcatacGGAGGTCACTACTTGTTAATCATCAGGCAAGCCACAAAGGAGACAGACCctacaagtgcttggactgtgggaaaagttacaTGCGGAGGTCAGAACTTGTTAatcatcaggcagtccacacaggagagagaccccataaatgcttagactgtggaaagaGTTTCACACAGCGATCATATCTTGTAGCACATCAgtggatccacacaggagagagtccccataagtgcttggactgtgggaaatgtttcataCAGAGGCCAGACCTTATTAAACATCAGGcaagccacacaggagagagaccccacaagtgcttggagtgtgggaaaagtttcatactaAATTCAAATCTTGTTaagcatcaggcaatccacacaggagagagaccccacaagtgtttAGTCTGTGGAAAAGGTTTCTTGCGTAGGTCAGAGCTtgttaaacatcagagaatccacacaggagagcgaccCCATAAGTGCTCATACTGTGGGAAAAGTTACACACGGCGTTCAGACCTTGTTAGgcatcaggcagtccacacaggagagagaccctataagtgCTTAggctgtggaaaaagcttcatacGGAGATCAGACCTTGCTAGACATCGGgcaacccacacaggagagagaccccacaagtgtttAGTCTGTGGAAAAGGTTTCTTGCGTAGGTCACATCTtgttaaacatcagagaatccacacagaagagagaCCCGACAAGTGA
- the LOC123344836 gene encoding zinc finger protein 585A-like isoform X1, whose amino-acid sequence MQENYETVTSLGFPIPKPELIAQLERGEEPWVPDLQAGEEREVLRCTCTAGAERVNEKEEGNHHEEDPGEVEPQCTFMGRAEGNFSQCWEQGEACGNWHRSERLMGNHPGKEVDESINSGIGDKDPTAQRTNPKEEKPYHCLQCGKGFIVRPQLVTNQTIHAGEKPLQCLVPAKIFNICSDINNHGKSPIGEKSYQCLEGGNCLNSALITHQINHTGERHQKCLSCRKSFRNTSDLVKHQAIHTGERPHKCLDCGKSYIRRSELVRHQGIHTGERPHKCLHCGKGFTQRSYLVTHQRIHTGERPHKCLDCGKSFIWRSELVKHQRIHTGERPHKCSDCGKNYTRRSDLVRHHAIHTGERPHKCLDCGKSFIRRSLLVNHQASHKGDRPYKCLDCGKSYMRRSELVNHQAVHTGERPHKCLDCGKSFTQRSYLVAHQWIHTGESPHKCLDCGKCFIQRPDLIKHQASHTGERPHKCLECGKSFILNSNLVKHQAIHTGERPHKCLVCGKGFLRRSELVKHQRIHTGERPHKCSYCGKSYTRRSDLVRHQAVHTGERPYKCLGCGKSFIRRSDLARHRATHTGERPHKCLVCGKGFLRRSHLVKHQRIHTEERPDK is encoded by the exons atgcaggagaactacgagacggtgacctcactgg GATttcccattcccaaacctgagctgatcgcccagctggaacgaggggaagagccgtgggtgcccgatCTCCAGGCTGGTGAGGAAAGAGAGGTTCTGAGATgcacctgcacag caggtgctgaGAGAGTCaatgagaaggaggaggggaacCATCATGAGGAAGATCCAGGGGAAGTGGAACCACAGTGCACATTTATGGGaagagctgaagggaatttttcccagtgctgggaacagGGAGAAGCTTGTGGAAATTGGCACAGGTCAGAAAGGCTCATGGGAAACCACCCAGGGAAGGAAGTGGATGAATCTATTAACTCTGGGATAGGAGACAAGGATCCCACAGCCCAGCGGACAAATCCCAAGGAAGAGAAACCCTACCACTGCCTGCAGTGTGGGAAAGGATTCATTGTGAGACCACAGCTTGTTACAAATCAGACAATCCATGCGGGAGAGAAACCTCTTCAATGCTTGGTCCCTGCAAAAATCTTCAATATCTGCTCAGACATTAATAACCATGGGAAAAGTCCCATAGGAGAGAAATCCTATCAATGCCTCGAGGGCGGGAACTGTTTGAATTCAGCACTAATTACACATCAGATaaaccacacaggagagagacaccAAAAGTGCTTGAGCTgtaggaaaagtttcagaaacacatcagaccttgttaaacatcaggcaatccacacaggagagagacctcataagtgcttggactgtgggaaaagttacaTACGGAGGTCAGAGCTTGTTAGacatcagggaatccacacaggagagagaccacaTAAGTGCTTGCACTGTGGAAAGGGTTTCACACAGCGATCATATCTTGTaacacatcagaggatccacacaggagagagaccccacaagtgcttggactgtgggaaaagtttcatatggAGGTCAGAGCTtgttaaacatcagagaatccacacgggagagcgacCCCATAAGTGCTCAGACTGTGGGAAAAATTACACACGGCGTTCAGACCTTGTTAGGCATCacgcaatccacacaggagagagaccccataagtgcttagactgtggaaaaagcttcatacGGAGGTCACTACTTGTTAATCATCAGGCAAGCCACAAAGGAGACAGACCctacaagtgcttggactgtgggaaaagttacaTGCGGAGGTCAGAACTTGTTAatcatcaggcagtccacacaggagagagaccccataaatgcttagactgtggaaagaGTTTCACACAGCGATCATATCTTGTAGCACATCAgtggatccacacaggagagagtccccataagtgcttggactgtgggaaatgtttcataCAGAGGCCAGACCTTATTAAACATCAGGcaagccacacaggagagagaccccacaagtgcttggagtgtgggaaaagtttcatactaAATTCAAATCTTGTTaagcatcaggcaatccacacaggagagagaccccacaagtgtttAGTCTGTGGAAAAGGTTTCTTGCGTAGGTCAGAGCTtgttaaacatcagagaatccacacaggagagcgaccCCATAAGTGCTCATACTGTGGGAAAAGTTACACACGGCGTTCAGACCTTGTTAGgcatcaggcagtccacacaggagagagaccctataagtgCTTAggctgtggaaaaagcttcatacGGAGATCAGACCTTGCTAGACATCGGgcaacccacacaggagagagaccccacaagtgtttAGTCTGTGGAAAAGGTTTCTTGCGTAGGTCACATCTtgttaaacatcagagaatccacacagaagagagaCCCGACAAGTGA